The Abditibacteriota bacterium DNA segment CACCTGGACCTCGATCTCCTCCGGACCAGCGCCGGAGTAACTGACCATTACAATTACGTAAGGGATATCGACGTTCGGTATCAGCTCCTTGGACATATTGTCCAGGCCCCGGACGCCGAACACGATGAGAGCCATAATAAACATACATATCATGATAGGTCTTCTTATGGCGGCAACGGTAATTCCCATAAAAAAGTACTCCTATGCTATTTCTTGTCTATGTATATCTTGCTCTCGTCGGAAAGGGAGTCCTTTCCGTTGACCACTATGCTGTCTCCGGCGGAGAGGGAGCCGGTCAGCACCTTGACCTCGCTGTTGAGGTCGTCGGCGGACACTATCTCCACCAGTATCTTCCTGGCCTTGGTGTTGCCTTCCACCGCCTTGTAGACGGCCACGTCGCCGTCCGCCCTTACCAGGGCGCCGTTGGGTATGAGCATCACGTTGTCATGGGCTCCGGTGGCTACCTTGCCCTTGGCAAACATGCCGGACTTGATCTGGCTGTCATTGTCCAGCACCACTCTCACGGGGAACATTCTGGTGGAGGAGTCGGCCACGGGATAGATGGCGCCGATCCTGCCGGTGAAGACTCTGCCGGGCACGGCGTCCAGCTGCACGTCCACCTCCTGCCCCTGCTTCACGTTGCGCACGTCCACCTCGGACACGTCCGCCAGGTAAAACAGCTGGGTGCCGGAGACCACCTCGCCCAGGGAAGAGCCGGCGCCGATGGTCTGGCCGGGCTCCACGGTGCGGGTGGAAAGTATGCCGTTGATCTTGGATATTATCTTGGTATTGGACAGGTTGTATTTGGCCGAGTCCACAGCGGTCTGGGCTATGTCCACGTTGGCCTTCAGCACCTTGATGGTGTCGTCCTTCATCACCACCGCCTGGGCGTTGGCCTCGGCGCTGCGGAGATTCTGACGGGCCATCTCCAGAGCCTGCTCGGCCTGGACTATGCTCTCCTGGCGGCCCTGATCCTGCAGGTTCTGCAGGGCCTGGACTGCGGAGTCGTAGGTGTTCTGGGCCAGGGTGGCTGCCAGGCTCATGCTCTCATAGTCGCTGCGGGAAACGGCGCCCTTGTCGAACAAGGCCTTGTAGCGGGCTTCGTCGGCCTTGGCCTTTTCCAGCTGCTGCTTGGCGCTGCTCACGGCATTCTCCGCCTGGATGATCTCATGGCTCTTGAAGGGCTTTTTGGCCAGCTCCAGAGCCTGCTCGGCGCTCTTCACGGAAGCCTTGGCATTTTTGACTGTGACGTCGTTGGAGATCACGGTGTTCTTCTTGTCGGTGATGCCGGTCTGCAGCTGGGCCCGGGCCTGCTTCAGGTTGGCCTCGGCCTGCTTGAGAGCGTTCAGATAATCCTCCTGCTCCAGGGTCACCAGCACCTGCCCCGCCCGGACGGCCTCGCCCTCGCGGACGGACACGGAGGCTACCTTGCCTCCCACCTTGGAGGTGATGACCTGCTTGTCCAGAGCGGAGATCTTGCCGGTCAGAGACACGAACTGGTCTATGGAGCCCATTTGGACGGTCTCCACGGTCACGGGATAGCCGTTTTCTTCCTTGTTTTCATCTATGGTCTTGGCTCTCGGCGCCGGCCGACGGGCTATGGAAAAGCCCACCAAGCCGCCCACGATGATCACTAAAACCACTATCGCGGCAATTATCTTCTTGCTCATATTATTCTTCCTCCCACAGCTCGCTCACGAGGCTGTCGATCTCTCTTTGGCGCCCCAGAGCCTTTTCCAGATTGTAAATGTTGATGATGTATGCGTATTTCGCCGCGATGAGATTGTTCTCTGCGGAGAAGGTGTTGTCCATGGCAGTCTGCACGTCCAGGAAGGTGCCGAGCTGCTCGTCATAGCGCAGCTGGGCTATCTCCTGGGCCTCCCTGGCCAGGTCCACCGCCTTTTGGCAGGTGTTGATCTGATCCCGGGAAGTATTCAGGGCCAGAAGAGCATTCATGACCTCGGTGGACACGCTCTGCATGATGCCGAGACGGCTGCTGTCTGCCTGAGCCTTGGCGGCCTCTGCCGAAGCCACTTCGTCCTTGGCTATTCCCCCGGAGAAGATGGGGATGGCCAGGTTGGCCATGGCGTTCCAGCTGTATTTGCCGTTGATGTCCGTCTCCAGCAGCTGCTTGTTGTAGGAGCCGCTGACGCTGAAGGAAGGCAGATACTTGCCCTTCACCACGTCTATATACAGATCCTGTCCCTCCACCAGCCTGTTGGCCTGCTTGACCTCGGGACGGGACACCAGAGCGATGTTGATGAGGTCGTCCTTTTCGGGGTCGATGCCCTGAAGAGAGGTGTTGAAATAGTCGTCGCTGCGCTTGGGGATATACACCGCGGAGCCGGTGACTCCCAGCAGATTGTTGAAGGAGTTGAGGGCCTGGGCGTAGGCGTCCCGGCTGGCGGTGACTGCGCCTTCACGGGAGACCACGTCGTATTCCTGCCGGGTCAGGTCGAACTTGGGCTTGGTGCCCACCTCCACCTCGTTTTGCACCTTTTCCAGATTGGCCTTGCTCACAGCCAGGGAAGACTCCGCCACAGCCAGCTGATCCTGCTTGCTCAGGACGTTGAAAAAGGAAGCCTTCACGTTGTAGATGAGAGCGCACAGGCTGGTCTCAAAAGCAAAGCGGGTGGCGTCATAGGAGGCAGTCTGGGCCTTGATGGCCTTTTTGAAGGAGCCGGTGATGTCTATGGGCATGGATACGGTGCCGCTGACAGTGCCCTTCTGATCCGCCATCATAGCGGAGCCGGGCCCCTGCCGGGTGTAGCCGGTGGAAGCGCTCACCGTAGGGTTGGTGGCCTTTTTGACCTTGTTCAGCTCGAATTTGGCTATGTCCACGCCATAGGTGGAAGCGGCCAGAGCGGGTGACTTGGCAACAGCTATTACTACCGCCTGGTCCAGGTCTATTTCACCGCCGGGAGTGTCCGCCCCCGGGTCGCTTTCCTGAGCGCACAACACGCTGCACAGGAACAGGACGCAGATCACGGCAATAATACTTTTGATCCTCATATTCTTCTCCGTGTTTATCATATAATTTATTAATGAATACTCAGTATATTATACCACATCGGGGGCCCTGTTCGCAAGAAGCAGCCGGCGGGGGGAGAGCCCTCGCTCCGCCGTCATCCCGGCGCCTGAGACGAAGTCGATGGCGTTGGAGATCTGTGGGGGCACCGACGGCTGAAAGCCGTTGGGGGGTCCACGCGGCGGAAGGATGGTCTTTTTGTCCCGTTCAACATCAGACGTCATCTCGGCGGCGAGGGCCCCTCAAGCCCTCGCTCCGCCGTCATCCCAACGCCTGAGACGAAGCCGATGGCGTTGGAGATCTGTGGGGGCACCGATGCCGCAGGCATTGGGGGGGCCACGCGGCGGAAGGAATAAGAGCTCTGTCCCGTTCAACATCAGACGTCATCTCGGCGCCTGCGCTTCTCAGCGCAGGCGGTAAGAGATCCCCTGTAGTGGAAACGCGAGCCCCGGTCACGGACCGGCCCAACGGGACAAAAGGAAAAGCGCTCTCCTGAGTATTCCCCTGCCCCGCGATACGGACCCTCCCACCAGCCCTCTCCGGCTTTGCCGGAGTAAGGAAAGGGCTGGCGGGCCCTCCGTGGATCTCTTACCGCGGCCGGCAGGACGCCAAGGCGTCTGACATATGGCCGGCCGCGCCGAGATGACGCGGGGTTGGCTCATCACTGCTTCAACCGGGTCCCCCCGGCGGTGAGTATGGTGCCGTGCCGGAGCAATAGCGACAGTCTGAAGGGGATATCATATTCACCCCACGAATACCTTTATTCGCGGGGGCCCCGAATTACCGGTTTTGCCTGATGTCAAAACCGCCGATATGACGTTTGAATTGGCCGCCGGCCGCGCCGAGATGACGCGGGGTCGATGCCGTTGGGATGAAGGTGGAGAGTCAGGCCGGGATGACGCGGGGTTGGCACCGGAATGACGGGAAAGGCACACAAAAGCCGCGCCCCCGGAGTATTCCGGGGGCGCGCGCATAGGTCACGTCATTTGGCGTCGCCGAATTTGCGGGTCCTTTTTTGATACTGCCTGATGCAATCCTCCAGCACCTGGGGCGAAAAGTCCGGCCACAGCACCGAGGTGCACACCAGCTCGGAATAGGCGGCCTCCCACAGCAAAAAGTTGGAGAGACGCATCTCTCCGCCCGTGCGGATCAAGAGCTCCGGGTCCGGGAACTCGGGGTGATACATGGCCCCGCACAGGGCCCCCTCGTCTATGTCCTCCGGCTTCAGCTCGCCGGACAGGCACTTCTCCGCCAGGGTCCGGGCAGCGTCGGCTATCTCGTTGCGGCCCCCGTAGTTGAAGCACAGATTGAGAGTCAGCTTGGAGCAGTCGGCCGTATAGTCGATGGCGTCCTGCATGATGGTCCTGTAGGGCTCGGCTATCTCCTCTGCCCTTCCGGACACGGTGAACCGGATGCCGTACTCCTTCATGTACTTGTACTGCTGCTTCAGAGCGGTGCGCAGCAGAGCCATGAGGCCCGACACCTCGTGCTGCGAACGCTTCCAGTTTTCGGAGGAAAAAGCGTAGAGCGACAGCACGCTGACGTTCAGCTCACAGCAGGCCTCCACCACGGGCCTGATGGCCCTGTAGCCGTTGCCGTGGCCGTAGAGCCGGGGCATATGACGGGCCTTGGCCCATCTGCCGTTGCCGTCCATGATGATGGCTATATGCCGGGGTATATTCTGCAGGTCTATGTCCGCCGAAGGTGTGTAGTCCATATATACATCCAAAAATAAGAGGCTCTCGGATGAGAGCCTCTCTGATACAACTATATTATATTTCGGTAAATCCGCTGTTCTGCATTTTCGGGCTGTCCTCGATGATCCTGGGGGTGATGAATATCAGGAGCTCCCTTTCATCGATAGTCTTGCTGATGGTCTTGAACAGGTTGCCAATGATGGGCAGATCCGCGATCAGAGGGATCTTGTTGGTGGTGCTGGAGTTGTTGGTTCTCACAAAACCGCCGATGACCACAGTGTCGCCATTGTACACGTTTCTGATACAGATCATATCCTGAGACAGAGTCTGAGGCACCTGGCCGCCCTGAGGATCTTCCACAAAGCTGACGACTTCCTCGATCTGGGTGTCAATATACATGGTGATAGTATTATTGGCGTTGATCCTGGGAGTCACGTCCAGATAAGAGCTGATGGACTCGGTCTCTACACTGTAGGTGGAAAGCACCGTACCGTTGTCGGTAGTGTTGGTGTAGGTGAAGTAAGGGATATCCTGGTCAATGTTGATCTCGGCAGGATAGTTGTTCACCGTCGAAATGATAGGCGAGTTCACCACCTTGCCCACGGTGTTGGTGAGCTGAGCCTGCAGCGAAGCGATCAGGTTGCCGGTGGAGTAGTTGAAATACACGTTGCCGCCGGGAGCAAAGGAACCGTCGGAGGTTCCGGTGCCGAACATCTTGCCGATCTTGCCGATCTGCCAGTCGATACCGAACTTCTTGGTGTCGCCCTTGGAGATCTCGATAAACTCGGCCTTGATCTCTACCTGCATAGGAGGAATATCCAGCTGCTGGATGATGCTCTTGAGCTCTGCTATGTCGGCAGCGCTGCCCTTCACCAGGATGGAGTTGTTCAGGTCGTAGGGATAGACTTCCAGGTCCTGAGGGATCAGGCCGTTGCCCCAGCTGCCGCCGTTGCCGCCGGAAGTACCGGTACCGCTCCGGCCGCCTCTGCCGCCGGTAGTACCGCCGCCTACGCCGCCTACGCCGCCGGCGCCGCCGAAGCCGCCGCCACCGCCGAAGCCGCCGGGACCGCCGCCGGGTCCGCCAAAGCCAAACTGCTGGAGAGCATCATTGATGTCGCCGTAGCGGGAAGCATCGCTGAAGTCGTTGGCAGCGTTGAAGGCGGGAGCCATGGGCTGACCTGCATCGGTGTAGGTCTTGACTGTGTTGCCGGACTCACTGTGGAACTTCATCTCCTGAGCTCTTCTCTTCTCATGCTTGAGACCATAAGCCTCATGATGGCTCTTGGCCACGCCGTAGGAATTGGGATCGTTATCCACCCAACCCATAGCCTTCAGGATCTCCTTGCAGTCGGTGTTGACCAGCTCGATCATCTGAAAACCGGTCTCGGGGTCTGCAGGGACGATCTCGCTCTCCTGAGCGGGCTCGGAAGGAATGCCGATGAGAGCCTCGGGGCTGATGAGAGCGCCGGTGCTTGCGGCAGCCACGCCGCCGATGACGTAGGTGCCGTCGGCCAGCTTCTTATAATTCAGGCCGGACGCCTCGGCTATCACGTTGATAGCAGAGTCCAGATCGTAATCCGTGAGATTGATGGTGATGGTTTTGTCCATATCGGCGTCGTTTGCCATAACAATGTTGACGCCGGACTGCTCTGTCAGAAGGCTGATCACCGTCTTTACGGGCATATCCTTGATGGACAGCGTGACGGGCTCTGCAGCAAAGACAGCGCAGGTCATAGCCATTACTGCAAGAGCAGCAATAACCTTTGCCATGATTGTTGATTTTTTCACAACGATTTCCTCCGAAATAATAAGTGTATCAATATTTATTTGTTTATCTGCTTCTGGAGCTGCTCGAAGAGCTTCTGCTGGACGAGCTGCTGCTGGAGCTGCTGGAGCGGCTGCTGGAGCGGCTGCTGGAGCTGGAGTCATTGCTTCTGTTGCTGCCGCTGCTGGTGCCTCTGCTGCTGCTGGTGCTGCTGGAGCTGCTGGAGCCGCTGGTGCCGCCGGTGCCGGAGAAGGCCACGTCAACGTAGAGCTCGCCGGTCATCATATCCAGCATTTCTGCAGGATGGTTGTAGGTGAGCTGGATCATGGCAAACTCTCTCACGGGAGTGCTGGTCACGGCGATGGAGGGATTGGTCATGCCGCCCATCGTGCCCATACCAGTGGTGCCCATGGTGCCGCCCATGGTGCCCATAGGATTCATAGTGCCTCCCATGGTGCCCATCGTGCCCATGGTACCCATGGTCCCCATAGTGCCCATAGTACCCATGGTGCCGCCCATAGTGCCGTAGCCGCCTCTGTTGGAAGTGATCTTGTATATGCCGTTCTCATACTTGTAGGTGGCGTTGACCTGGTCGCAGATGATGCCGAGAATGGTCTCAAAATCCTTGTCGGTCACCTGGCAGGTAACGTTGCCCATGACGGAAGTCTCTATAGTGTAGTCCTTACCGTTCTGAGAGCACAGCTGCTTGATAG contains these protein-coding regions:
- a CDS encoding TolC family protein yields the protein MRIKSIIAVICVLFLCSVLCAQESDPGADTPGGEIDLDQAVVIAVAKSPALAASTYGVDIAKFELNKVKKATNPTVSASTGYTRQGPGSAMMADQKGTVSGTVSMPIDITGSFKKAIKAQTASYDATRFAFETSLCALIYNVKASFFNVLSKQDQLAVAESSLAVSKANLEKVQNEVEVGTKPKFDLTRQEYDVVSREGAVTASRDAYAQALNSFNNLLGVTGSAVYIPKRSDDYFNTSLQGIDPEKDDLINIALVSRPEVKQANRLVEGQDLYIDVVKGKYLPSFSVSGSYNKQLLETDINGKYSWNAMANLAIPIFSGGIAKDEVASAEAAKAQADSSRLGIMQSVSTEVMNALLALNTSRDQINTCQKAVDLAREAQEIAQLRYDEQLGTFLDVQTAMDNTFSAENNLIAAKYAYIINIYNLEKALGRQREIDSLVSELWEEE
- the uppS gene encoding di-trans,poly-cis-decaprenylcistransferase encodes the protein MDYTPSADIDLQNIPRHIAIIMDGNGRWAKARHMPRLYGHGNGYRAIRPVVEACCELNVSVLSLYAFSSENWKRSQHEVSGLMALLRTALKQQYKYMKEYGIRFTVSGRAEEIAEPYRTIMQDAIDYTADCSKLTLNLCFNYGGRNEIADAARTLAEKCLSGELKPEDIDEGALCGAMYHPEFPDPELLIRTGGEMRLSNFLLWEAAYSELVCTSVLWPDFSPQVLEDCIRQYQKRTRKFGDAK
- a CDS encoding efflux RND transporter periplasmic adaptor subunit, whose translation is MSKKIIAAIVVLVIIVGGLVGFSIARRPAPRAKTIDENKEENGYPVTVETVQMGSIDQFVSLTGKISALDKQVITSKVGGKVASVSVREGEAVRAGQVLVTLEQEDYLNALKQAEANLKQARAQLQTGITDKKNTVISNDVTVKNAKASVKSAEQALELAKKPFKSHEIIQAENAVSSAKQQLEKAKADEARYKALFDKGAVSRSDYESMSLAATLAQNTYDSAVQALQNLQDQGRQESIVQAEQALEMARQNLRSAEANAQAVVMKDDTIKVLKANVDIAQTAVDSAKYNLSNTKIISKINGILSTRTVEPGQTIGAGSSLGEVVSGTQLFYLADVSEVDVRNVKQGQEVDVQLDAVPGRVFTGRIGAIYPVADSSTRMFPVRVVLDNDSQIKSGMFAKGKVATGAHDNVMLIPNGALVRADGDVAVYKAVEGNTKARKILVEIVSADDLNSEVKVLTGSLSAGDSIVVNGKDSLSDESKIYIDKK